Proteins encoded in a region of the Oryctolagus cuniculus chromosome 10, mOryCun1.1, whole genome shotgun sequence genome:
- the LRRN1 gene encoding leucine-rich repeat neuronal protein 1, with the protein MWTSSACCLGCAFFRSSRGPGVRLTLQASMARMSCAAAACVLALGLLLTSLTGSSAPNSECPQLCVCEIRPWFTPQSTYREATTVDCNDLRLTRIPSNLSSDTQVLLLQSNSIAKTADELQQLFNLTELDFSQNNFTSVREVGLANLTQLTTLHLEENQITEMTDYCLQDLSSLQELYINHNQISTISANAFSGLKNLLRLHLNSNKLKVIDSRWFDATPNLEILMIGENPVIGILDMNFKPLSNLRSLVLAGMYLTDIPGNALVGLDSLESLSFYDNKLIKVPQLALQKVPNLKFLDLNKNPIHKIQEGDFKDMLRLKELGINNMGELVSVDRYALDNLPELTKLEATNNPKLSYIHRSAFRSVPALESLMLNNNALNAVYQKTVESLPNLREISIHSNPLRCDCVIHWVNSNKTNIRFMEPLSMFCAMPPEYRGQQVKEVLIQDAGEQCLPMIAHDAFPNHLNMDVGTTVFLDCRAMAEPEPEIYWVTPVGNKITVETLSDKYRLSSEGTLEISNIQIEDSGRYTCVAQNVQGADTRVATVKVNGTLLDGTQVLKISVKQTESHSILVSWKVNSNVMTSNLRWSSATMKIDNPHITYTARVPVDVHEYNLTHLQPSTDYEVCLTVSNIHQQTQKSCVNVTTKNAAFALDLSDQDTSTALAAVMGSMFAVISLVSAAVYIAKRFKRKNYHHSLKKYMQKTSSIPLNELYPPLINLWEGDSEKDKDGSADTKPAQVDTSRSYYMW; encoded by the coding sequence ATGTGGACATCTTCTGCTTGCTGTCTCGGCTGCGCGTTCTTCCGGAGCTCGCGAGGGCCTGGCGTCCGCCTGACTCTGCAAGCCAGCATGGCGAGGATGAGCTGCGCGGCAGCGGCTTGCGTGTTGGCGCTGGGCCTGCTCCTGACCTCCTTAACTGGGTCTTCCGCGCCGAACAGCGAGTGCCCACAGCTCTGCGTCTGTGAGATCCGGCCCTGGTTTACCCCGCAGTCGACGTACAGAGAAGCCACCACCGTCGACTGCAATGACCTCCGCCTCACCAGAATTCCCAGCAACCTCTCCAGCGACACGCAGGTGCTCCTCCTGCAGAGCAACAGCATCGCCAAGACCGCCGACGAGCTGCAGCAGCTCTTCAACCTGACCGAGCTGGACTTCTCCCAGAACAACTTCACCAGCGTtagggaggtggggctggccaACCTGACCCAGCTCACCACGCTGCATCTGGAGGAGAACCAGATCACCGAGATGACGGATTACTGTCTGCAAGACCTGAGCAGCCTTCAGGAACTCTACATCAACCACAACCAGATTAGCACCATCTCTGCCAACGCTTTTTCAGGCTTAAAAAATCTTCTGAGGCTCCATCTGAACTCCAACAAACTGAAGGTTATTGACAGCCGCTGGTTTGATGCGACACCCAACCTGGAAATTCTCATGATTGGGGAAAACCCTGTGATCGGAATTCTGGATATGAATTTCAAACCCCTCTCAAATTTGAGAAGCTTAGTTTTGGCAGGGATGTATCTCACCGATATTCCTGGAAATGCCTTGGTGGGCTTGGACAGCTTGGAGAGCCTGTCTTTTTACGACAACAAACTGATCAAAGTCCCTCAGCTTGCCCTGCAAAAAGTCCCAAATCTGAAATTCTTAGACCTCAACAAGAACCCCATTCACAAAATCCAGGAAGGGGACTTCAAAGACATGCTGCGGCTGAAGGAGCTGGGCATCAACAACATGGGAGAACTCGTGTCTGTGGACCGCTACGCCCTGGACAACCTCCCTGAGCTCACGAAGCTGGAGGCCACCAACAACCCCAAACTCTCTTACATCCACCGCTCGGCCTTCCGAAGCGTCCCCGCCCTGGAGAGCTTGATGCTGAACAACAATGCCCTGAACGCCGTTTACCAAAAGACGGTGGAATCTCTCCCCAACCTGCGTGAGATCAGCATCCACAGCAACCCCCTGAGGTGTGACTGCGTCATCCACTGGGTCAACTCCAACAAGACCAACATCCGCTTCATGGAGCCCCTGTCCATGTTCTGTGCCATGCCGCCCGAATACCGGGGGCAGCAGGTGAAAGAGGTCCTGATCCAGGATGCAGGAGAACAGTGCCTCCCCATGATAGCTCATGACGCCTTCCCCAACCACTTAAACATGGATGTTGGCACTACGGTTTTCCTAGACTGCcgggccatggctgagccagagCCCGAAATTTACTGGGTCACTCCAGTTGGAAATAAGATAACGGTAGAaaccctttcagataaatacaggCTAAGCAGTGAAGGGACCTTGGAAATATCTAACATACAGATTGAAGACTCGGGAAGATACACGTGTGTTGCCCAGAATGTCCAAGGAGCAGATACGAGAGTGGCCACAGTCAAGGTGAATGGGACCCTTCTGGATGGTACCCAGGTGCTGAAAATCTCTGTCAAGCAGACGGAATCCCATTCCATCCTAGTGTCCTGGAAAGTGAACTCCAACGTCATGACATCAAACTTGAGATGGTCCTCTGCCACCATGAAGATCGACAACCCCCACATAACCTACACTGCCAGAGTCCCAGTCGACGTCCATGAGTACAACCTcacccacctgcagccatccACAGATTACGAGGTGTGCCTCACGGTGTCCAACATTCACCAGCAGACTCAGAAGTCGTGCGTAAACGTCACCACCAAAAACGCGGCCTTTGCCCTGGACCTCTCCGATCAGGACACCAGCACGGCCCTCGCTGCCGTGATGGGGTCAATGTTCGCCGTCATCAGCCTCGTGTCCGCGGCTGTGTACATTGCCAAGAGATTTAAGAGGAAAAACTACCACCATTCATTAAAAAAGTACATGCAGAAAACCTCTTCCATTCCACTCAACGAGCTGTACCCTCCGCTCATCAACCTCTGGGAAGGTGACAGCGAGAAGGACAAAGATGGCTCTGCGGACACCAAGCCCGCCCAGGTCGACACATCCAGAAGCTATTACATGTGGTAA